One segment of Cervus canadensis isolate Bull #8, Minnesota chromosome 32, ASM1932006v1, whole genome shotgun sequence DNA contains the following:
- the CIAO3 gene encoding cytosolic iron-sulfur assembly component 3 isoform X5: protein MASPFSGALQLTDLDDFIAPSQDCIKPMKVDKRSGSGVAKIHIEDDGSYFQVSQDGGMKKLEKAKISLDDCLACSGCVTSAETVLITQQSHEELRKVLGANKTAAPDQQKLVVISVSPQSRASLAVRFQLNPTDTARKLTAFFKKIGAHYVFDTAFSRNFSLLESQREFVQRFRGQADPKQALPVLTSACPGWICYAEKTHGSTVLPHISTARSPQQVMGSLVKDFFAQQQRLTPDKVYHATVMPCYDKKLEASRPDFFSQEHQTRDVDCVITTGEVFKLLEEEGVSLSELEPAPLDSLCSSASAQEPTSHRGGGSGGYLEHVFRHAAQELFGIHVTEVTYRPLRNKDLQEVILERDGQVLLHFAAAYGFRNIQNLVQKLKRGRCPYHFVEVMACPAGCLNGGGQLKVPDMPGKELLQQVERLYGLVRTEAPEDAPGVQELYEHWLQGAGSERAGRLLHTSYRAVEKAGSGLSIRW from the exons ATGGCGTCGCCCTTCAGCGGGGCCCTGCAGCTGACGGACTTGGACGACTTCATCGCGCCGTCTCAG GACTGCATCAAGCCCATGAAGGTGGATAAGAGGTCGGGTAGCGGCGTGGCCAAGATCCACATCGAAGATGACGGGAGTTACTTCCAAGTCAGTCAG GATGGAGGGATGAAGAAGCTGGAGAAGGCCAAGATCTCACTGGACGACTGCCTGGCATGCAGTGGCTGCGTCACCTCAGCAGAGACTGTGCTCATCACTCAGCAGAGCCACGAGGAGCTGCGGAAGGTTCTAGGTGCCAATAAG ACGGCAGCACCTGATCAACAGAAGCTGGTTGTCATCTCAGTCTCGCCCCAGTCCAGAGCGTCACTGGCTGTGAGGTTTCAGCTGAATCCTACGGACACCGCCAGGAAATTAacagcattctttaaaaaaatag GTGCACACTACGTGTTTGACACCGCCTTCTCGAGGAACTTCAGCCTCCTTGAGAGCCAGCGGGAGTTCGTGCAGCGGTTCCGAGGACAGGCCGACCCCAAGCAGGCCCTGCCCGTGCTGACTTCCGCCTGCCCAG GCTGGATCTGCTACGCCGAGAAGACCCACGGGAGCACCGTCCTCCCCCACATCAGCACGGCGAGGTCCCCACAGCAGGTCATGGGCTCCCTGGTCAAGGACTTCTTCGCCCAGCAGCAG CGTCTGACCCCTGACAAGGTCTACCATGCAACAGTAATGCCCTGCTATGACAAAAAGCTGGAAGCCTCCAGACCCGACTTCTTCAGCCAGGAGCACCAGACACGCGACGTGGACTGTGTCATCACCACAG GCGAAGTCTTCAAGCTGCTGGAAGAAGAAGGGGTCTCGCTGTCAGAGCTGGAGCCAGCTCCTCTGGACAGTCT GTGCAGCAGTGCCTCTGCCCAGGAGCCCACCAGCCACCGGGGCGGGGGCTCAGGGGGCTACCTGGAGCACGTGTTCCGGCATGCAGCCCAGGAGCTCTTCGGGATCCATGTCACTGAGGTCACCTACAGACCCCTGAG GAACAAGGACCTCCAGGAGGTGATTCTGGAGAGGGATGGCCAAGTCCTGCTGCACTTCGCCGCAGCCTACGGCTTCCGCAACATCCAGAACCTGGTGCAGAAGCTCAAGCGTGGGCGCTGCCCATACCACTTCGTGGAGGTCATGGCCTGCCCGGCAG GGTGCCTCAATGGGGGGGGACAGCTCAAGGTCCCTGACATGCCGGGCAAGGAGCTCCTGCAGCAGGTGGAGAGGCTGTATGGCCTGGTGAGGACCGAGGCACCGGAGGACGCGCCCGGGGTCCAGGAGCTGTACGAGCACTGGCTGCAGGGCGCAGGCTCGGAGCGGGCCGGCCGCCTGCTGCACACCAGCTACCGTGCGGTGGAGAAGGCTGGCTCTGGACTCAGCATCAGATGGTAG
- the CIAO3 gene encoding cytosolic iron-sulfur assembly component 3 isoform X4 codes for MASPFSGALQLTDLDDFIAPSQDCIKPMKVDKRSGSGVAKIHIEDDGSYFQVSQRGPWGTGFSCFQDGGMKKLEKAKISLDDCLACSGCVTSAETVLITQQSHEELRKVLGANKTAAPDQQKLVVISVSPQSRASLAVRFQLNPTDTARKLTAFFKKIGAHYVFDTAFSRNFSLLESQREFVQRFRGQADPKQALPVLTSACPGWICYAEKTHGSTVLPHISTARSPQQVMGSLVKDFFAQQQVYHATVMPCYDKKLEASRPDFFSQEHQTRDVDCVITTGEVFKLLEEEGVSLSELEPAPLDSLCSSASAQEPTSHRGGGSGGYLEHVFRHAAQELFGIHVTEVTYRPLRNKDLQEVILERDGQVLLHFAAAYGFRNIQNLVQKLKRGRCPYHFVEVMACPAGCLNGGGQLKVPDMPGKELLQQVERLYGLVRTEAPEDAPGVQELYEHWLQGAGSERAGRLLHTSYRAVEKAGSGLSIRW; via the exons ATGGCGTCGCCCTTCAGCGGGGCCCTGCAGCTGACGGACTTGGACGACTTCATCGCGCCGTCTCAG GACTGCATCAAGCCCATGAAGGTGGATAAGAGGTCGGGTAGCGGCGTGGCCAAGATCCACATCGAAGATGACGGGAGTTACTTCCAAGTCAGTCAG AGGGGCCCTTGGGGTACCGGGTTCTCATGCTTCCAGGATGGAGGGATGAAGAAGCTGGAGAAGGCCAAGATCTCACTGGACGACTGCCTGGCATGCAGTGGCTGCGTCACCTCAGCAGAGACTGTGCTCATCACTCAGCAGAGCCACGAGGAGCTGCGGAAGGTTCTAGGTGCCAATAAG ACGGCAGCACCTGATCAACAGAAGCTGGTTGTCATCTCAGTCTCGCCCCAGTCCAGAGCGTCACTGGCTGTGAGGTTTCAGCTGAATCCTACGGACACCGCCAGGAAATTAacagcattctttaaaaaaatag GTGCACACTACGTGTTTGACACCGCCTTCTCGAGGAACTTCAGCCTCCTTGAGAGCCAGCGGGAGTTCGTGCAGCGGTTCCGAGGACAGGCCGACCCCAAGCAGGCCCTGCCCGTGCTGACTTCCGCCTGCCCAG GCTGGATCTGCTACGCCGAGAAGACCCACGGGAGCACCGTCCTCCCCCACATCAGCACGGCGAGGTCCCCACAGCAGGTCATGGGCTCCCTGGTCAAGGACTTCTTCGCCCAGCAGCAG GTCTACCATGCAACAGTAATGCCCTGCTATGACAAAAAGCTGGAAGCCTCCAGACCCGACTTCTTCAGCCAGGAGCACCAGACACGCGACGTGGACTGTGTCATCACCACAG GCGAAGTCTTCAAGCTGCTGGAAGAAGAAGGGGTCTCGCTGTCAGAGCTGGAGCCAGCTCCTCTGGACAGTCT GTGCAGCAGTGCCTCTGCCCAGGAGCCCACCAGCCACCGGGGCGGGGGCTCAGGGGGCTACCTGGAGCACGTGTTCCGGCATGCAGCCCAGGAGCTCTTCGGGATCCATGTCACTGAGGTCACCTACAGACCCCTGAG GAACAAGGACCTCCAGGAGGTGATTCTGGAGAGGGATGGCCAAGTCCTGCTGCACTTCGCCGCAGCCTACGGCTTCCGCAACATCCAGAACCTGGTGCAGAAGCTCAAGCGTGGGCGCTGCCCATACCACTTCGTGGAGGTCATGGCCTGCCCGGCAG GGTGCCTCAATGGGGGGGGACAGCTCAAGGTCCCTGACATGCCGGGCAAGGAGCTCCTGCAGCAGGTGGAGAGGCTGTATGGCCTGGTGAGGACCGAGGCACCGGAGGACGCGCCCGGGGTCCAGGAGCTGTACGAGCACTGGCTGCAGGGCGCAGGCTCGGAGCGGGCCGGCCGCCTGCTGCACACCAGCTACCGTGCGGTGGAGAAGGCTGGCTCTGGACTCAGCATCAGATGGTAG
- the CIAO3 gene encoding cytosolic iron-sulfur assembly component 3 isoform X3, whose amino-acid sequence MASPFSGALQLTDLDDFIAPSQDCIKPMKVDKRSGSGVAKIHIEDDGSYFQVSQRGPWGTGFSCFQDGGMKKLEKAKISLDDCLACSGCVTSAETVLITQQSHEELRKVLGANKTAAPDQQKLVVISVSPQSRASLAVRFQLNPTDTARKLTAFFKKIGAHYVFDTAFSRNFSLLESQREFVQRFRGQADPKQALPVLTSACPGWICYAEKTHGSTVLPHISTARSPQQVMGSLVKDFFAQQQRLTPDKVYHATVMPCYDKKLEASRPDFFSQEHQTRDVDCVITTGEVFKLLEEEGVSLSELEPAPLDSLCSSASAQEPTSHRGGGSGGYLEHVFRHAAQELFGIHVTEVTYRPLRNKDLQEVILERDGQVLLHFAAAYGFRNIQNLVQKLKRGRCPYHFVEVMACPAGCLNGGGQLKVPDMPGKELLQQVERLYGLVRTEAPEDAPGVQELYEHWLQGAGSERAGRLLHTSYRAVEKAGSGLSIRW is encoded by the exons ATGGCGTCGCCCTTCAGCGGGGCCCTGCAGCTGACGGACTTGGACGACTTCATCGCGCCGTCTCAG GACTGCATCAAGCCCATGAAGGTGGATAAGAGGTCGGGTAGCGGCGTGGCCAAGATCCACATCGAAGATGACGGGAGTTACTTCCAAGTCAGTCAG AGGGGCCCTTGGGGTACCGGGTTCTCATGCTTCCAGGATGGAGGGATGAAGAAGCTGGAGAAGGCCAAGATCTCACTGGACGACTGCCTGGCATGCAGTGGCTGCGTCACCTCAGCAGAGACTGTGCTCATCACTCAGCAGAGCCACGAGGAGCTGCGGAAGGTTCTAGGTGCCAATAAG ACGGCAGCACCTGATCAACAGAAGCTGGTTGTCATCTCAGTCTCGCCCCAGTCCAGAGCGTCACTGGCTGTGAGGTTTCAGCTGAATCCTACGGACACCGCCAGGAAATTAacagcattctttaaaaaaatag GTGCACACTACGTGTTTGACACCGCCTTCTCGAGGAACTTCAGCCTCCTTGAGAGCCAGCGGGAGTTCGTGCAGCGGTTCCGAGGACAGGCCGACCCCAAGCAGGCCCTGCCCGTGCTGACTTCCGCCTGCCCAG GCTGGATCTGCTACGCCGAGAAGACCCACGGGAGCACCGTCCTCCCCCACATCAGCACGGCGAGGTCCCCACAGCAGGTCATGGGCTCCCTGGTCAAGGACTTCTTCGCCCAGCAGCAG CGTCTGACCCCTGACAAGGTCTACCATGCAACAGTAATGCCCTGCTATGACAAAAAGCTGGAAGCCTCCAGACCCGACTTCTTCAGCCAGGAGCACCAGACACGCGACGTGGACTGTGTCATCACCACAG GCGAAGTCTTCAAGCTGCTGGAAGAAGAAGGGGTCTCGCTGTCAGAGCTGGAGCCAGCTCCTCTGGACAGTCT GTGCAGCAGTGCCTCTGCCCAGGAGCCCACCAGCCACCGGGGCGGGGGCTCAGGGGGCTACCTGGAGCACGTGTTCCGGCATGCAGCCCAGGAGCTCTTCGGGATCCATGTCACTGAGGTCACCTACAGACCCCTGAG GAACAAGGACCTCCAGGAGGTGATTCTGGAGAGGGATGGCCAAGTCCTGCTGCACTTCGCCGCAGCCTACGGCTTCCGCAACATCCAGAACCTGGTGCAGAAGCTCAAGCGTGGGCGCTGCCCATACCACTTCGTGGAGGTCATGGCCTGCCCGGCAG GGTGCCTCAATGGGGGGGGACAGCTCAAGGTCCCTGACATGCCGGGCAAGGAGCTCCTGCAGCAGGTGGAGAGGCTGTATGGCCTGGTGAGGACCGAGGCACCGGAGGACGCGCCCGGGGTCCAGGAGCTGTACGAGCACTGGCTGCAGGGCGCAGGCTCGGAGCGGGCCGGCCGCCTGCTGCACACCAGCTACCGTGCGGTGGAGAAGGCTGGCTCTGGACTCAGCATCAGATGGTAG
- the CIAO3 gene encoding cytosolic iron-sulfur assembly component 3 isoform X2 — translation MASPFSGALQLTDLDDFIAPSQDCIKPMKVDKRSGSGVAKIHIEDDGSYFQVSQDGGMKKLEKAKISLDDCLACSGCVTSAETVLITQQSHEELRKVLGANKTAAPDQQKLVVISVSPQSRASLAVRFQLNPTDTARKLTAFFKKIGAHYVFDTAFSRNFSLLESQREFVQRFRGQADPKQALPVLTSACPGWICYAEKTHGSTVLPHISTARSPQQVMGSLVKDFFAQQQVTGTQGEPRCGAPPHCPPSALRRCLTATPCTQRLTPDKVYHATVMPCYDKKLEASRPDFFSQEHQTRDVDCVITTGEVFKLLEEEGVSLSELEPAPLDSLCSSASAQEPTSHRGGGSGGYLEHVFRHAAQELFGIHVTEVTYRPLRNKDLQEVILERDGQVLLHFAAAYGFRNIQNLVQKLKRGRCPYHFVEVMACPAGCLNGGGQLKVPDMPGKELLQQVERLYGLVRTEAPEDAPGVQELYEHWLQGAGSERAGRLLHTSYRAVEKAGSGLSIRW, via the exons ATGGCGTCGCCCTTCAGCGGGGCCCTGCAGCTGACGGACTTGGACGACTTCATCGCGCCGTCTCAG GACTGCATCAAGCCCATGAAGGTGGATAAGAGGTCGGGTAGCGGCGTGGCCAAGATCCACATCGAAGATGACGGGAGTTACTTCCAAGTCAGTCAG GATGGAGGGATGAAGAAGCTGGAGAAGGCCAAGATCTCACTGGACGACTGCCTGGCATGCAGTGGCTGCGTCACCTCAGCAGAGACTGTGCTCATCACTCAGCAGAGCCACGAGGAGCTGCGGAAGGTTCTAGGTGCCAATAAG ACGGCAGCACCTGATCAACAGAAGCTGGTTGTCATCTCAGTCTCGCCCCAGTCCAGAGCGTCACTGGCTGTGAGGTTTCAGCTGAATCCTACGGACACCGCCAGGAAATTAacagcattctttaaaaaaatag GTGCACACTACGTGTTTGACACCGCCTTCTCGAGGAACTTCAGCCTCCTTGAGAGCCAGCGGGAGTTCGTGCAGCGGTTCCGAGGACAGGCCGACCCCAAGCAGGCCCTGCCCGTGCTGACTTCCGCCTGCCCAG GCTGGATCTGCTACGCCGAGAAGACCCACGGGAGCACCGTCCTCCCCCACATCAGCACGGCGAGGTCCCCACAGCAGGTCATGGGCTCCCTGGTCAAGGACTTCTTCGCCCAGCAGCAGGTAACGGGGACCCAGGGCGAGCCCCGCTGTGGCGCCCCCCCACACTGTCCCCCATCAGCCCTGCGCCGCTGCCTCACTGCCACGCCCTGCACACAGCGTCTGACCCCTGACAAGGTCTACCATGCAACAGTAATGCCCTGCTATGACAAAAAGCTGGAAGCCTCCAGACCCGACTTCTTCAGCCAGGAGCACCAGACACGCGACGTGGACTGTGTCATCACCACAG GCGAAGTCTTCAAGCTGCTGGAAGAAGAAGGGGTCTCGCTGTCAGAGCTGGAGCCAGCTCCTCTGGACAGTCT GTGCAGCAGTGCCTCTGCCCAGGAGCCCACCAGCCACCGGGGCGGGGGCTCAGGGGGCTACCTGGAGCACGTGTTCCGGCATGCAGCCCAGGAGCTCTTCGGGATCCATGTCACTGAGGTCACCTACAGACCCCTGAG GAACAAGGACCTCCAGGAGGTGATTCTGGAGAGGGATGGCCAAGTCCTGCTGCACTTCGCCGCAGCCTACGGCTTCCGCAACATCCAGAACCTGGTGCAGAAGCTCAAGCGTGGGCGCTGCCCATACCACTTCGTGGAGGTCATGGCCTGCCCGGCAG GGTGCCTCAATGGGGGGGGACAGCTCAAGGTCCCTGACATGCCGGGCAAGGAGCTCCTGCAGCAGGTGGAGAGGCTGTATGGCCTGGTGAGGACCGAGGCACCGGAGGACGCGCCCGGGGTCCAGGAGCTGTACGAGCACTGGCTGCAGGGCGCAGGCTCGGAGCGGGCCGGCCGCCTGCTGCACACCAGCTACCGTGCGGTGGAGAAGGCTGGCTCTGGACTCAGCATCAGATGGTAG
- the CIAO3 gene encoding cytosolic iron-sulfur assembly component 3 isoform X1: MASPFSGALQLTDLDDFIAPSQDCIKPMKVDKRSGSGVAKIHIEDDGSYFQVSQRGPWGTGFSCFQDGGMKKLEKAKISLDDCLACSGCVTSAETVLITQQSHEELRKVLGANKTAAPDQQKLVVISVSPQSRASLAVRFQLNPTDTARKLTAFFKKIGAHYVFDTAFSRNFSLLESQREFVQRFRGQADPKQALPVLTSACPGWICYAEKTHGSTVLPHISTARSPQQVMGSLVKDFFAQQQVTGTQGEPRCGAPPHCPPSALRRCLTATPCTQRLTPDKVYHATVMPCYDKKLEASRPDFFSQEHQTRDVDCVITTGEVFKLLEEEGVSLSELEPAPLDSLCSSASAQEPTSHRGGGSGGYLEHVFRHAAQELFGIHVTEVTYRPLRNKDLQEVILERDGQVLLHFAAAYGFRNIQNLVQKLKRGRCPYHFVEVMACPAGCLNGGGQLKVPDMPGKELLQQVERLYGLVRTEAPEDAPGVQELYEHWLQGAGSERAGRLLHTSYRAVEKAGSGLSIRW, encoded by the exons ATGGCGTCGCCCTTCAGCGGGGCCCTGCAGCTGACGGACTTGGACGACTTCATCGCGCCGTCTCAG GACTGCATCAAGCCCATGAAGGTGGATAAGAGGTCGGGTAGCGGCGTGGCCAAGATCCACATCGAAGATGACGGGAGTTACTTCCAAGTCAGTCAG AGGGGCCCTTGGGGTACCGGGTTCTCATGCTTCCAGGATGGAGGGATGAAGAAGCTGGAGAAGGCCAAGATCTCACTGGACGACTGCCTGGCATGCAGTGGCTGCGTCACCTCAGCAGAGACTGTGCTCATCACTCAGCAGAGCCACGAGGAGCTGCGGAAGGTTCTAGGTGCCAATAAG ACGGCAGCACCTGATCAACAGAAGCTGGTTGTCATCTCAGTCTCGCCCCAGTCCAGAGCGTCACTGGCTGTGAGGTTTCAGCTGAATCCTACGGACACCGCCAGGAAATTAacagcattctttaaaaaaatag GTGCACACTACGTGTTTGACACCGCCTTCTCGAGGAACTTCAGCCTCCTTGAGAGCCAGCGGGAGTTCGTGCAGCGGTTCCGAGGACAGGCCGACCCCAAGCAGGCCCTGCCCGTGCTGACTTCCGCCTGCCCAG GCTGGATCTGCTACGCCGAGAAGACCCACGGGAGCACCGTCCTCCCCCACATCAGCACGGCGAGGTCCCCACAGCAGGTCATGGGCTCCCTGGTCAAGGACTTCTTCGCCCAGCAGCAGGTAACGGGGACCCAGGGCGAGCCCCGCTGTGGCGCCCCCCCACACTGTCCCCCATCAGCCCTGCGCCGCTGCCTCACTGCCACGCCCTGCACACAGCGTCTGACCCCTGACAAGGTCTACCATGCAACAGTAATGCCCTGCTATGACAAAAAGCTGGAAGCCTCCAGACCCGACTTCTTCAGCCAGGAGCACCAGACACGCGACGTGGACTGTGTCATCACCACAG GCGAAGTCTTCAAGCTGCTGGAAGAAGAAGGGGTCTCGCTGTCAGAGCTGGAGCCAGCTCCTCTGGACAGTCT GTGCAGCAGTGCCTCTGCCCAGGAGCCCACCAGCCACCGGGGCGGGGGCTCAGGGGGCTACCTGGAGCACGTGTTCCGGCATGCAGCCCAGGAGCTCTTCGGGATCCATGTCACTGAGGTCACCTACAGACCCCTGAG GAACAAGGACCTCCAGGAGGTGATTCTGGAGAGGGATGGCCAAGTCCTGCTGCACTTCGCCGCAGCCTACGGCTTCCGCAACATCCAGAACCTGGTGCAGAAGCTCAAGCGTGGGCGCTGCCCATACCACTTCGTGGAGGTCATGGCCTGCCCGGCAG GGTGCCTCAATGGGGGGGGACAGCTCAAGGTCCCTGACATGCCGGGCAAGGAGCTCCTGCAGCAGGTGGAGAGGCTGTATGGCCTGGTGAGGACCGAGGCACCGGAGGACGCGCCCGGGGTCCAGGAGCTGTACGAGCACTGGCTGCAGGGCGCAGGCTCGGAGCGGGCCGGCCGCCTGCTGCACACCAGCTACCGTGCGGTGGAGAAGGCTGGCTCTGGACTCAGCATCAGATGGTAG